The Tautonia plasticadhaerens nucleotide sequence GACCACCGCGTGGTGGTCATCCGCCGGCGGACGCAGTTCCAGCTCCGCCAGGCGAGGCAGCGGGCCCACGTCGTCGAGGGGCTGCTGATCGCCCTGCACTACATCGACGAGGTGATCCGGGTCATCCGGTCGTCGGCCAACCCCACCGAGGCCCGGGCCCGCCTGATGGGGCTGGAGGTCTCCGACCAGATCCTCCGGCGCGCCCTGGACTCCCCCGACGCCAAGGCCACCGGCCCGCTCACCCGCAACCAGGCCGACGCGATCCTGGCCATGCGGCTGCAGCAGCTCACCGGGCTGGAGGCCGACAAGCTCGCCGAGGAGTACAAGAAGCTCCGGGAGGACATCGCCCGGTACGAGGCGATCCTGGCCGACGAGCACCTGATCTACGACCTGATCCGGGCCGACCTCCGGGAGCTGAAGCAGAAGTACGCCAACCCGCGCCGCTCCGAGGTCTCCGGCGAGGAGCTGGGGGACTTCGACAAGGAAGCCCTGATCCGCGAAGAGTACATGGTGGTCACGATCACCAACGCGGGCTACATCAAGCGGCTGCCCCCCAGCACCTACCGGGCCCAGGGCCGGGGCGGCCGGGGGATCGCGGCGACCAGCACCCGGGAGGGCGACTTCCTCGAACACATGTTCGTCGCCCTGACGCACGACTACATCCTCTTCTTCTCCGACCGCGGCAAGGTCTACTGGTTGAAGGTCTACGACGTCCCCGAGGCCGGCCGGACCGCCGCCGGCCGGGCGATCGTCAACCTCCTGCAGCTCGACAACGACGAGGGGGAGCGGATCACCGGCTTCCTGCCCGTCCGCCGGTTCGTCGAGGACGAGTACCTGATGATGTGCACCCGGCGGGGCACGGTGAAGAAGACCGAGCTGACCGCCTTCAAGCGCCCGCTGGGCCGGGGGATCATCGCCCTGGGCCTGGACGAGGGGGACGAGCTGATCGCCGTCGGCCGCGTGAAGGCGGGCGACCACGTGCTCATCTCCACGAAGCAGGGCATGGCGATCCGCTTCGACGAGTCCGACGCCCGCGCCATGGGCCGCACCGCCCACGGCGTCCGGGGCATCTCCCTGGGGGACGGCGACGAGGTGGTCGGCATGATCGTCGCCAACGGCCAGGAGGACGAGGCGAGCCTGCTGACCGTCTGCGAGCGCGGCTACGGCAAGCGGACGGCCCTGACCGAGTACCGCTCCCAGAACCGGGGCGGCAAGGGCCTCATCGACATCAAGACGACCGACCGCAACGGCCCGGTCGTCACCATCGCCAAGGTCACCGACGACGACGAGGTGATGCTCACCACCGCCGGCGGCAACATCATCCGCACCCGGGTCGGCGACGTGAACCTGATCGGCCGCAACACCCAG carries:
- the gyrA gene encoding DNA gyrase subunit A encodes the protein MSTASPTEGHLPTPPLNIEDELKESYLNYAMSVIVSRALPDVRDGLKPSQRRILVAMRDLGLSPGGGTSKCAGIVGETMKRYHPHGDNSIYPTLARMAQWWNMRHLLITGQGNFGSIHGLPPAAMRYTEAKLSPVAGEMLEDLQLDTVDFQPNYDEKYSEPRVLPGKFPNLLVNGSGGIAVGMATSIPPHNLGEVCDALVALIDDPEIDLHGLMGYIRGPDFPTGGTICGKFGIMEAYRSGRGRITLRAKYEIDELKDGRSHIVFTEIPYQLTKESLLKKLADLVNSGRISGISAVDDHSDRKQPVRVVVTVKRGEDPNVILNQLFQYSPLQDTFSVIMLALVDGRPRTLALKEILRLYLDHRVVVIRRRTQFQLRQARQRAHVVEGLLIALHYIDEVIRVIRSSANPTEARARLMGLEVSDQILRRALDSPDAKATGPLTRNQADAILAMRLQQLTGLEADKLAEEYKKLREDIARYEAILADEHLIYDLIRADLRELKQKYANPRRSEVSGEELGDFDKEALIREEYMVVTITNAGYIKRLPPSTYRAQGRGGRGIAATSTREGDFLEHMFVALTHDYILFFSDRGKVYWLKVYDVPEAGRTAAGRAIVNLLQLDNDEGERITGFLPVRRFVEDEYLMMCTRRGTVKKTELTAFKRPLGRGIIALGLDEGDELIAVGRVKAGDHVLISTKQGMAIRFDESDARAMGRTAHGVRGISLGDGDEVVGMIVANGQEDEASLLTVCERGYGKRTALTEYRSQNRGGKGLIDIKTTDRNGPVVTIAKVTDDDEVMLTTAGGNIIRTRVGDVNLIGRNTQGVRLIRIDEGDSVGSLAKLPEEELSAADGVDDAVAEALAEAEAPDSPEAVGDADEAHPPAGAPRPDHILNDGVGPAEASDHLDDQDADGEPDAE